The genomic DNA TTTCCCGCTTCTGATCATCGTCCTGGCCGTGAAATGGTGGAACCTTCTCATGCGGTGGCAGATCCTCCGTTTTCAGGAGAGGAGTGTCCATTTCACTGATTCGTTCTTCCGCTTTCTATTGAGCGGCAGCATCATGTATCTGATTCTCTCTGGTGCTCACCTCTGGGTCATTGCAACGATTGCAGTCATCCAGCTCCTATACGTGGGGTATTTCATGCAGGTTGCCAAAGGGAAAAATCTGAAATGGGACCTGCTGATTACCCTTGAGCAGCAGCGTATGCTCATGTTCTACCGCATGGCCAATATGTTCACCGATGTCCCGAAATTAAAAGGAAAGGTTCATCGGAGGAAGTGGCTCGATGCCTTATTGCCAAATGAGATGGACCAAGGAAAGTCATACCGCTATCTTTATATCAGATCATTGGTAAGGACCAGTGAATATTCTGGCCTCTATATCCGGTTGACCCTCATCGGCGCCGTTTTGATTTACAGCAATACGTCCTTGATCTTCAGCGTGATCGCCGGTCTCCTTTTCATGTATTTGACCGGTTTCCAGCTCATCCCGTTATTCAAAAGGTTTGACTATAAGATATGGGTGCTTCTTTATCCGGTTCCCCGGAAGCTGAAGGAGTCATCGTTTCAAACCGTGATCATGCAGGCACTCATCATCCAGGCGTTCGTCTTATCCATCCCATTAATCGTAAGGGGAGAGTGGCTGGGGGGAGTGATCGTGCTTGCTACAGGTTGTGTCTTTTCACTCCTGTTCAGCCGCCACTATCTGGTGGGAAGGTTGAAGAAAATGCATGATCCGCTTCACTCGTGAAACCATCTTCATGACCCGAACGTATACTAACCATCATGTGGAGGAGGGATGAGAGTGGAAATAGAAAAGCAAGAGCTAGATATGTGGAAGCGCCGCATCACACGTAAATCCTCCAGGCTGCAGAGAGTATCCAAGAGGGCCCAGACGAAAATGAACACGTGGATTCCCGAGAAGGCCCATAACCTGATAACGGACAGCATCCGCCGCATGGTGGAGATCACGCTCAACAGCGGAGGCTGGTTACCGATGAATCCCGTGTCTGCAAAGGGAAACCTTCAGGAAAGGGAAGAAAGCATGAAGGAGCGACTGGAGTTTTACAGGAAGACGGCTACAATAGAAGGTGCAGGCACCGGAGCAGGAGGGCTCTTCCTCGGCATGGCGGATTTTCCTCTGCTCCTGTCAATAAAGATGAAGTTCCTTACAGAATGCTCGATCATTCACGGCTATGATGTGAATGTCTATGAAGAGAGGCTATTTCTCCTATATGTATTTCAATTGGCGTTTTCAAGTGATGAGCATAAGCGGAAGACCTTGAGCGTGATCGAAGACTGGAATGCGGAGAAAGAACGGGTCAAAGACATGGACTGGCGAACATTCCAACAGGAATACAGGGATCATATCGATTTGATCAAAATGCTCCAGCTTGTGCCTGGGATCGGTGCGGTTGTAGGGGCGTACGCAAATTACCAGCTTCTCGATCAGCTGGGTGAGACGGCGAAATTCGCTTACCGGATCCGTCATTTCCACGAGCATGAAAAGGGGTGAAGAGCGGATGACAGTCAGTGTACGCCCTTTTCATCGGGAAGATGCATTAACCATTACCAGGCTTGCAGATGATAAGATCCTGGCAGATACGATCGGTTTGCCCCATCCTTATGAAGTCTCACATGCAGAGGAGTGGATCCGCTCACATCCCTCATTGTGGGAAGCTGATGAGGAGTATAACTTTGCAATCGAATACCAATCCGACATCGTCGGTACAATCGTGATCAGACGGAATCAGGAGCATGATGCAGGAGAACTGGGCTACTGGATCGGCAGTCGGTTCTGGGGGCGGGGCTATGCCACTTCAGCCGTGGAGAAGATCCTGTCATTCGGGTTCCAAGATCTTGGCCTGAACCGTATGTGGGCGATGGTACGTGACTCCAATATAGGTTCGAGGACTGTCCTTGAGAAAACGGGGTTCGAGGAAGAGGCGTTGTTGCGCCAGGCACGCAGGCGTGGCTCCGATTTCGAAGACTGCCTCCTTTATGCAATAACAAGAAGGGATTACCAAACGCTTGAATGACTGGTAATCCCTTCTTTTGTCTTTCGCTGAGCGAAATACATATAGTATGATGGAGTGGAAAGGTGGGGAAACGTGTGTCACGTCGAAAAAAAGTAGTGAGATGGTTCGGTCTCGTTCTATTCTCTTTCTTCTTCATTGCAGCGGGGGTATTCCATTTCATAGAGGCCCAAGGCTTTGCGCGGATGATCCCTTCATTCCTTCCTCTGAAGGAGGAGGCGGTCTACCTGACGGGGATACTTGAGTTCATACTCGCCATCCTCCTTCTCATTCCGAAGACGAGAAGAAAAACCGGCATCGTAACGGCCGTCTATCTGGTCCTGATCTTTCCTGCCAATATCTATGCAGCCGTCAAAGGCATTCCCGCCCCCGGGGCGGAAGAAGCAAACGCTCCCCTGCTTTGGGTGAGGCTCCTCTTCCAACCGCTCTTGATCTGGTGGGTGCTTGCTGTCAGCAAGGTGGAAAAGACTCGTAGCTTCTATTCATAGGAAGATATCAAAAATGCGCCCCGTGAGCAAAACCTGCTTTCCGGGGCGCATTTCGTTTTACATAAGGAACATGGCTGCAATTGTCGTTACGACCAATCCGATGGTGACCGGGAGAAGGTTGCGACGGGCGAGTTCGAAAGGGTCTACCCCGCAAATCGCCGCTGCAGGAATCAGAGCCCATGGAACAAGTGTCCCACCACCGACCCAGATGGCAGCAATCTGTCCGAGGGCTGTGAGGGTCGCAACGCCAGACCCAATGCTGTCGGCAAATAGGGAAGCAATGGACCCGACGAGGGAAATACCCGAAAACCCTGAACCATCAAGACCGGTTATGGCTCCTACAGCAGTCAGTGTAACAGCACCTACTGCTTGAGATATCGGAACGACTGCTGATAACGCTGCCCCCAAATCATTGACGATACCGTGTGAGGTTTGCGGCAGGTGATCACCGATGATGGCATTAAACCCTGAGTCGCCGAGGTAAAAGAACGCTGCGATGGGAATGACGGGACCGAACACTTTGAAACCGAACTGGAATCCGTCGATGAGGAACCCGGTGGTTTTTGACAAACCATCTCCTTTGAATGCTGCAAGGGAGATGATAAGAACGATGAACATGGCGGTACCACCAATCAATGCAGTGGCATCTCCGCCCTGGAGATTGAAAACAGACATCGCCACCACATTCAGGATAAAGGCGGAGGGAATCAGAATGGCAATGATCCGTCTCCAGACAGGGGAGAGGGAGGATGAGGTGTCCGTTTCGGTGAACAGCAAAGGTGAAGTCTCCACCTTCAGTTTTCCCTGCTTCATATCCCTCTTTAGGAAAATGAAAGCCGTTACGGTCGTGACCACCCCCATGATAATGACCAGTGGGATACTTGCAGAAATAACATCTCCAATCGGGATGCCTGCTGCATCCGAAGTGAGCTTCGGTGCAGCCTGTATAACAAAGTCCCCTGATAGGGCAATCCCGTGTCCGAAAAGGTTCATGGCCATGGCGATTCCGAGTGCCGGAAGCCCCACCCTGAGAGCGACAGGAACAAGGACGGCTCCGAGTAGGGCGACAGCTGGCGATGGCCAAAAAAACCAGGAGATGAACATCATGACGAGACCGATTGTCCAGTAGGCAAGGGTAGGAGTACGGATGAATGAAGCGAATGGTTTGATCATCACATCATTGATGCCGGTGGAGGTTAAACTTCTGCTCATGGCAACGATGATGGAAATGACGAGTATGGTGGGGAGCAGTTCGGTAATCGCATAGATGAAGCTTGAGAAGATCGAACTGATTGATCCGGTCAAAGAGCCGGTGGCGACAGCGGCAATGGTGAAAATCCCTAGGATGCAAATGATGGTGGTGTCCTTTCTGAACACCATAAACGCGATGATCAATCCGATGAACGATAAATAGATCCAATGCAGGGAGGTCAAATCGATTCCCATTAGGAAAACCCCTTTCCATTCTTACAGGGCAAAAGCCCTGATTTGTAGTAATAAGATATGAAAGGGGAAACCTGTTCGTGCCAGGAGTGGTGCATTTCCTGGGGAATAGGGGGGATATTGTCCATTCCGGCACACAAATAAGGAGCAGCCGAAAATCGGCGGCTCCACTGAAACCATCAGATGGTCGTCACATGATATTTTGTCACATAGGATGAACGGGGGAAGATGTCTTTTTTATTGTCGATTCCGGATTCCGTTCCGCGTTTGGCATGAGCCTTTTTGTACTGGTTGGATTCCTGCCAACCAAGGAAGCTTTTTTCATCCTTCCACTGTGTCATGATCACATATGTATCAGAGCTCTGAGGTCTCAATACCCTGATTGAGATAAACCCTTCCACTTCTTCCACAAGACCGGCACGATTGGTAAAGCGGTATTCGAATAAGGGGCGCCCTTCGTCCGTTACAGGTATATTGTTGCAAACCACGAACCCTTCTTCCGTAAGCTCCCCGGATGAATCGAGGATGTCATAGGTGCGGGGGGAACTGAAGACGCTGTCCCCTTCGCTTTCGTGGATCAAAAGTCCATCTTCTCCCTGCATGAGGACCATTGTCTCTCCCGGGTGCTCGTCTTTGATCGTCTTTAGGAAATCATGGGTCCCTGTCGTCATATAAATCTTCATGTCCATCACCTCTTGCGATATAGTTACCTTCTATTATACTCTTCCCTAAAACCGTTTGCATGTAACATGAAGAGGGAAATGTTTTATAAATCGGTGGCGAAGCCGTGAAAATCGGCAATTTTATGACAGTTGCCATGTAAATCTATACTTTCAGACTGAAAACGTCTATAGTAGTGAAGTTGAGAACATCTATATTCATGAAAACTCTTACATAATTGTTGGAATCAATTTTACTTAGGCTACACTATACATATTGGATGTACGAGGAAAGGTGGACGAACAAAGGTATGAAAGCAATGAATGATACGCTGCTGCGTGCAGCAAGGGGAGAAGATACGGAGCATACTCCGGTATGGTTCATGAGACAGGCTGGACGTTCCCAGCCCGAATACAGGGCGATCAAAGAGAAATATTCTCTTTTTGAAATCACGCATCAGCCTGAACTTTGCGCATATGTGACAAGACTGCCGGTCGAGCAATACGACGTGGACGCGGCCATCCTCTATAAGGATATCATGTCACCGCTCCCATCGATCGGAGTGGATGTAGAGATCAAGTCTGGAATCGGTCCGGTCATCGACCAGCCGATCCGCTCCCTGTCGGATGTGGAGAAGCTTGGCGAGATCCACCCGGAAGAGGATGTTCCTTACGTACTTGATACGATCCGTCTCCTGACAACCGAGCAGCTGTCGGTTCCCTTGATCGGTTTTGCAGGGGCACCGTTCACCATGGCAAGTTATATGATCGAGGGTGGCCCATCAAAGAATTATAATAAGACGAAGGCCTTCATGTATGAACAGCCTCAAAGCTGGTTCGCCCTCATGGACAAACTGTCTGACATGACCATCACGTATGGGAAATCACAAATCAAGGCAGGAGCATCTGCGTTTCAGATATTTGATTCCTGGGTTGGCGCACTGAACGTACAGGACTACCGTTATTTCATCAAGCCATATATGGAGCGAATCTTCAATGAATTGAAGGAAACCGGTGTTCCCCTCATCCTCTTCGGGGTGGGTGCGAGTCATCTGGCAAGGGAATGGCATGACCTGCCGGTTGACGTCGTCGGTCTGGACTGGAGACTATCGATCAAGGAAGCAAGGGGAATGGGGCTTACGAAGACCCTTATGGGTAATCTTGATCCTGCGATCCTCCTTGGACCATGGGAAGTCATCGAAGAGCGTACAAAAGCGATACTGGATCAAGGCATGGAACTGCCTGGCCATATCTTCAACCTTGGACACGGGGTGTTCCCTCAGGTGAATCCGGACACATTGAAGAGGCTTGCTGCCTTTGTACACGACTATAGTTCGAGATAACCGATCTGCCGAGCACTATTTTTGGTATTAATGGTCCAAACATGGCACAATATGCACAGACAAGTTATCAACTAAGAGGTGAAGAGGTATGTCTAAGAAAAAAATGGGTCTCCTCGTCATGGCTTACGGGACCCCCTATAAAGAAGAAGACCTTGAACGTTATTACACGCATATCCGTCACGGTAGGACTCCATCAAGTGAACTGCTTGAAGACCTCCGGGGGCGGTATGAAGCAATCGGGGGGATCTCCCCTTTGGCAAAGATCACCCTGGAACAGGCCAAGAGCCTTGAAGAACACTTAAATGATATGCAGGGTGAGATTGAATTCAAAATGTATCTCGGCCTGAAGCATATCGAACCATTCGTGGAAGATGCAGTGGAACAGATGCATCGAGATGGAATTGAAGAAGCGGTCTCCATCGTACTTGCTCCTCATTTCTCTACCTTCAGCGTGAAGTCTTATAACGGCAGGGCGAAAGAAGCGGCAGAGAAACTGGGAGGACCAGTCATTACGTCTGTTGAGAGCTGGTACGATGAGCCGAAATTCATTCAGTACTGGGTCGACCGTGTGAAGGAAACCTATGCGGGTATGTCTTCAGAGGAACGTGAATCAGCCGTGCTGATTGTGTCGGCTCACAGCCTGCCTCAGCGCATCCTCCAATCAGGGGATCCGTATCCCAAGCAGCTTGAAGACACGGCACGTATGATTGCAGATGGTGCCGGCGTGAAGGAGTATGCGGTCGGATGGCAGAGTGAAGGGAATACGCCGGATCCTTGGCTGGGTCCCGATGTACAGGATCTGACCAGAGATCTCCATGAGAAAAAAGGATACAAAACCTTTGTTTATACTCCCGTTGGATTTGTATCCGACCACTTGGAAGTACTATATGATAATGACTACGAATGTAAAGTGGTGACGGATGAAATCGGTGCGGCTTATTATCGTCCGGAAATGCCGAATAGCAAGCCGGAATTCATTGACGCCCTTGCAGACGTTGTATTAAAGCACATTCAGTAGCTCAGGCAGTTGGACTGAGGCAGAAGGAAACCATTCCCGCAGCCCAGTCCTTCTCTGTGTTTTATGATCTTTGAATAAAAGAAGGCGATGAAGTATGACAGATAGAATGAAGAAGCGGGTCGTCGTCATCGGCGGGGGCATTACGGGATTGGCAGCAACGTTTTACCTTCAAAAAGAAGCGCGTGAAAAGGGGCTTCCTTATGACGTGAAACTTGTAGAGTCGACACACAGGGTCGGCGGTAAGGTACAGACCGTCAAAAGGGATGGATATGTGATCGAGAAAGGTCCTGATTCCGTATTTACGACTAATGACTCGATCCTGAAGCTGGCCGGGGAACTCGGAATCAGCGATACATTGGTGACGAATGAGAAAGGGAAGTCCTTTGTGATTGCTGGGGGGGAATTATACCCTATTCCGGGAGGGTCAATCGTTGGCATCCCTACCCAGATTGCACCTTTTGTCACGACCAATCTTTTCTCTCTCACCGGTAAGATGAGGGCAGCTGCAGATTTCCTCCTGCCTCGCTCTCACATGACGGAGGACCAATCACTCGGTACGTTTTTCAGGAGAAGGATGGGAGATGAGGTGGTGGATCATCTCATTGAACCCCTTTTGACAGGCATTTTTGCAGGGGACATCGATCAGATGAGCCTCATGTCCACCTTTCCGCAATTCTATGAACTTGAACAAAAACATCGCAGTTTGATAGCAGGAATCAAAAAAAACAGCCAGAAAGAGACATCAGAAGGCGGATTTCTGACCTTTACCGGCGGACTGCAGTCCATGATCGACGCATTGGAGACGAAGATCGAACCGGGAACGGTGTATAAAAGCATGAAGGCGACCCATATCCGAAAAGAAGAGAAAGGATATTCCGTCACCTTTGCCGATGGAAGCATCGAGTGCGATGCCGTCATACTGGCTGCTCCTCATCACGTGGTTCAAAGACTTCTTCCACAAGAAGGGTATCTGGATTTTCTGAAAGAGATGCCCGCCACTTCTGTCGCCACCGTTGCCATGGGCTTCGACAATGATGCGATCAAGCAGAAAAGGGACGGCACCGAGTTCCTCGTGTCGAGAAACAGTGATTTTTCCCTCACGGCAGCTGCATGGACACATCGGAAATGGCCTCATACGGCTCCAAAAGGAAAGGCACTCATCAGGAGCTATTTAGGGAAACCGGGCGATGAAGCGATTGTTGATCTTTCCGATGATCAAATTGAGCAGATTGTCATTGAGGATCTGAACAAAATCGTTGAATTGAACGCGAAGCCGGAATTCACTATTGTGTCGAGATATAAGCAATCCATGCCTCAGTATACGGTCGGACACCGGGACCGCATAAGGGAAATGGCAAGGAAGGCGGAGGAATCCATTCCTGGTATTTTCATCACCGGAAGTTCCTTCGAGGGACTGAGCATACCCGACTGTGTTTTACAGGGTGAAACGGCAGTGGAAAAGACCCTGCAATTCCTTCAGGATTGATGCATCTCCCAAAAGGCCAAATCTTGCCGATTTGGCCTTTTTTCTTGTGGGTGCTATTTCCTTCTTGCTATAGGTAGGTGTATGTGGTAAGTTAAGTAACGGCAATGAAATGACCAAAAATCAAATTTAGTCATTCGGTCATCTGGAGGTGGAAATCATCGACCGTAAAAAACAGATTGTGGATGCAGCAACTAAATCCTTTTCTTTATTCGGGTATAAAGCTACGACCATGGATCAAGTGGCAAAGCTTGCAAATGTGGGGAAAGGGACCATCTATACGTTTTTCAGCAACAAAGAAGAGCTGTTCGATGAAATAGCGTTTTCCTTGATGAATGAAATGAAGGGCAGAGCAGAGGAAGCCATCTCTCCGAACGTGACATTTTCCGAGAACGTTCACAATGCCCTGTTCTCTATGCTGGAATATCGGAAAGAACATAAGCTCACCATCAAACTTTATCAGGAAGCAAGAGAAATGGGGACGCCAGCTGTCTCAGATGCCCTGCATAAGCTTGAACTGATGGTGGTGGAGTTCCTTAGTGAACGGATATCAAGGGCCATCGAGTCGAAAGCAATCAAACCATGCAATCCAGAAATGACGGCTTTCGTCATGTTGAAGCTTTATGTGGCTCTTATTTTCGATTGGGAGCGTGAACGGGGAGAACTTGATAAAGATGAAATCGCCAATCTTTTTAAGCTTTATTTGATTGAAGGATTATCGTTTTGATAGTCCCTTTCTTTTGGAGCGGAATGACCAAATGAATAATATGGTCATTTATTTTATGACCAATATGACCAAATGAACAAAATAGTCAATTTGAATGTGAGGGAAGACAAATGTTTAAATCTGCGGGCTCAGAATTTAAAGCCATTTTTAAAAACAAGAAATTATTGATACCAATCATCGCGGTCCTCCTCATACCGGTCATGTATAGCGGTATGTTCCTATGGGCCTTCTGGGATCCATATGAACAGCTGAGTGATCTTCCGGTTGCCATCGTGAATAACGACGAAGGAGCCGACTTCGAGGGACAGTCCTTGGAAATCGGTTCTGAGTTGGTCAAGAAATTGAAAGATAGTGACCAATTCGATTTTCACTTTGTGAATGAGAAAGATGGATACAAAAACCTCGAGAAGCAGAAATATTATATGCTGGTGGAGATTCCGAAGGACTTCTCAAAGAACGGTACGACCTTGCTTGATGATCATCCTACAAAGCTTGCGTTGAAGTATGTACCGAATGAAAGCTTCAACTTCTTGTCCGCCCAGATCGGCGAGACGGCAATGAAAGAAATCAAAGCAAGCTTATCCAAGTCTGTTTCTGAAACGTATGCGGAAACGATGTTCGATAAAATCGGAGAGCTTGGAGACGGGTTCAAAACGGCGAGTGACTCAGCCGCGGACATCAATAAAGGGGCAGGAGATCTGGCAAAAGGGGCAGGAAGCCTCAAGGATAATCTGACAACCCTTGCTGAAAAAAATGTGGAAATGAATAATGGTGTCGAGAAAACCCGCTCAGGTGCCAAGTCTCTGGCTGACGGTTCAAGCGAACTGTCGGGAGGCATGGGGCAGCTTTCCGAGAACTATGGAAAACTATATAACGGATCCGAGGATATTCAGGCCGGAATCGACAGCCTGTCCTCAGGTTTGGTACAAAGCAGTGAAGGATTGACCCAGGTCGATCAAGGTCTTCAGTCGGCTATCGACAATACGGGGAAACTCCAATCCGGTGCCCAGGAACTGACAGGTAAAATCGGTGAACTGCAGGAAGGGGCGGGCAAGGTGAATACAGGTGCTGAGCAGGTTAACGCCGGTTCGAAGCAGCTGAAAGAACAATTGACGCCACTGCTTGCCAGTCTCCCTGATGAGCAGAGAGCCGCATTGGAAGGAGCATTGAATCAGCTGACCGAGGGTACAGCATCCCTTCAACAAGGAACAGGTGCCCTCCAAGAAGGAGCAGGTGCCCTTAAGACGGGAGCGGGTACACTTGCTTCAGGACTCGGTGCCTTGAACGAAGGACAGAGTTCATTGCTTTCTGGAGTGAATCAGCTTGAAAGTGGATCGGTAGCCCTCCAGGAGGGAGCAGGCAAACTTCAGGCCGGTCAAGGAGAAATCATGAGCAATTTCGCGCTCCTCAACGGAAAGCTGAATGAGGCCAAAGACGGAACCCAGCGTCTTGCTGCTGGTGCTGGAGAGTTAAGTGCCGGTATGGATCAGCTGTATGATGGCTCGAGCCGACTGACGGAAGGATCCAGACAGCTCGCAGATGGCTCAGCTAAGCTTGCGGATGGCTCGACTAAACTTTCTGAAGGAACCGGTGAGTACGATGAAAAACTGAAGGAAGCATCGGAAAAAGCCAACAGCGTCAAACCGAATGAAGAAACCGCCGACATGATGGCGGCTCCAGTCGACGTGAAAAATGAGAAGATCAATCATGTACCGAACTACGGTACAGGGTTTACACCTTATTTCCTTTCACTAGGACTATTCGTCGGTGCATTGCTGATCTCCATCGTTTACCCATTAAGGGAACCTGCAGGCATTCCTTCCAATGGAGGAAGCTGGTTCTTCGGTAAACTCATGGTTCTTGCAACCGTAGGGATCATTCAATCAATTGTAGCCGTCGCCATACTCCTTTGGGGTCTCGGGCTTGAAGTGGAAAGTGTACCGCTGTTCCTCCTCTTCTCAGTGGTGACAAGTTTTACATTCCTTGCTCTTATCCAGATGCTTGTGACAATCCTTGGAGACCCGGGACGCTTCGTTGCCATCGTGATCCTGATTCTTCAGTTGACCACAAGCGCAGGGACATTCCCACTGGAATTGATCCCTACCGCCCTTCAGCCGATCAGTGCGCTATTGCCGATGACCTATTCGGTTGCAGGATTCAAGGCGGTCATCTCAAGTGGTGATATGACGGTCATGTGGAATAATCTCGGCATCCTCTGTGGATATGCTGCAGTATTTGCCCTGATCACGTTGACATTCTTCATTGTGAAGTTCAAAAAACAGGTAGATCAACCTGTAGAAGCATAACAGTCAGGAACTAGGATAAATGTGTTCCTGACAAAAAGCATCCGGACAATCATTCGAGTTCCTTAATTGGAATCGAATGCGTTCGGATGTTTTTGTCTAAATATGTATCCCCACAGTCAGAGTGATGCATGCCAAGGCGAAGGAAACAACAAAACCTTTAAGGGAAGTATGAAAATCCAAGATATCTTTCAGTGAAGCAACAGTGCAGGGGTATGTATATGAATGCCTTACTTCCTGACCTTCATAAAATGGACAAATACAGTCCTCCTCCTCGGGTGTATACTAGTGGAAGGATCGATTAATACTAGAATGGAAACTATGAAGTAAAGGAGTGGATCGACCATGAAAAAAGCATGGATGGTTCTGATGGGTGCTGCCATTGTATTGGCTGCATGCGGACAAGGAAATGACAAGTCTTCGGACGGCGGGGAAATGCAAAAGCCGATCGATGCCCAAATCGATATTCCTAAACAAGCAGATAAAGGGGAGAAGGTCCCCCTTGCCGTTACGGTGACCCAAGATGATAAAGCAGTGGATGACGCAGGGGAGCTTGAATTTGAAGTATGGCCGAAAGATAAAAAAGAAGATAGTAAAATGGTAGAAGCAAAACATGATAAAGAAGGACTTTATAAAGGGGAAACGACATTCGATCAGGATGGTACATATGTTGTCCAGGCCCATGTGACGGCCCGGGATATGCATACGATGCCAAAGGAAGAAATCACGATCGGCAATGGGGGAGATCATGAGCATCACCATGAAGGAAGCGACACCTCCATCCACTTTATGGCACCGGAAGAACTGAAAGCCTCTCAGGATGAAGTCTTTACCGTCCATGTGGAAAATGACAAAAAACCATTGACCGGGGCGGAGGTAAGGCTTGAAATTTCCCAGGAAGGCGTCGAAAAACATGAATGGATCGACGGAACGGAAAAAGGGAATGGAGAATACGAAGTGAAACACACATTCCCTGAAGCGGGGGAATATATGGTGAAGGTCCACGTGACCAAAGGGGACGAGGTCCACGACCACATCATGGAAACCGTAAAAGTTGATTAGGTATCGAATAGAACAGAAAACATTGAAAGTGGCGCCCATACAGGGACGCCACTTTTTTCTCTATATCAATACTCGTAGTCTGTCGTACACTTCTCGCAGTATATGCCGTAGCATTCATGC from Rossellomorea marisflavi includes the following:
- a CDS encoding ABC transporter permease, with protein sequence MMNNVNGIWKQRVTEYTLELQKYLKYMFNDHLLFVLIFAFGGGAYTYNQWVKTLEPSFPAPLIMAVILGLVLAWSPVYTFLREADAVFLLPLEKKLKGYFTKSLWVSFAFQSYIQLIVLAAMMPMYVAVTGKGFSTFFPLLIIVLAVKWWNLLMRWQILRFQERSVHFTDSFFRFLLSGSIMYLILSGAHLWVIATIAVIQLLYVGYFMQVAKGKNLKWDLLITLEQQRMLMFYRMANMFTDVPKLKGKVHRRKWLDALLPNEMDQGKSYRYLYIRSLVRTSEYSGLYIRLTLIGAVLIYSNTSLIFSVIAGLLFMYLTGFQLIPLFKRFDYKIWVLLYPVPRKLKESSFQTVIMQALIIQAFVLSIPLIVRGEWLGGVIVLATGCVFSLLFSRHYLVGRLKKMHDPLHS
- a CDS encoding EcsC family protein; its protein translation is MWKRRITRKSSRLQRVSKRAQTKMNTWIPEKAHNLITDSIRRMVEITLNSGGWLPMNPVSAKGNLQEREESMKERLEFYRKTATIEGAGTGAGGLFLGMADFPLLLSIKMKFLTECSIIHGYDVNVYEERLFLLYVFQLAFSSDEHKRKTLSVIEDWNAEKERVKDMDWRTFQQEYRDHIDLIKMLQLVPGIGAVVGAYANYQLLDQLGETAKFAYRIRHFHEHEKG
- a CDS encoding GNAT family N-acetyltransferase, with the protein product MTVSVRPFHREDALTITRLADDKILADTIGLPHPYEVSHAEEWIRSHPSLWEADEEYNFAIEYQSDIVGTIVIRRNQEHDAGELGYWIGSRFWGRGYATSAVEKILSFGFQDLGLNRMWAMVRDSNIGSRTVLEKTGFEEEALLRQARRRGSDFEDCLLYAITRRDYQTLE
- a CDS encoding DoxX family protein — protein: MSRRKKVVRWFGLVLFSFFFIAAGVFHFIEAQGFARMIPSFLPLKEEAVYLTGILEFILAILLLIPKTRRKTGIVTAVYLVLIFPANIYAAVKGIPAPGAEEANAPLLWVRLLFQPLLIWWVLAVSKVEKTRSFYS
- a CDS encoding antibiotic biosynthesis monooxygenase family protein, whose protein sequence is MKIYMTTGTHDFLKTIKDEHPGETMVLMQGEDGLLIHESEGDSVFSSPRTYDILDSSGELTEEGFVVCNNIPVTDEGRPLFEYRFTNRAGLVEEVEGFISIRVLRPQSSDTYVIMTQWKDEKSFLGWQESNQYKKAHAKRGTESGIDNKKDIFPRSSYVTKYHVTTI
- the hemE gene encoding uroporphyrinogen decarboxylase gives rise to the protein MKAMNDTLLRAARGEDTEHTPVWFMRQAGRSQPEYRAIKEKYSLFEITHQPELCAYVTRLPVEQYDVDAAILYKDIMSPLPSIGVDVEIKSGIGPVIDQPIRSLSDVEKLGEIHPEEDVPYVLDTIRLLTTEQLSVPLIGFAGAPFTMASYMIEGGPSKNYNKTKAFMYEQPQSWFALMDKLSDMTITYGKSQIKAGASAFQIFDSWVGALNVQDYRYFIKPYMERIFNELKETGVPLILFGVGASHLAREWHDLPVDVVGLDWRLSIKEARGMGLTKTLMGNLDPAILLGPWEVIEERTKAILDQGMELPGHIFNLGHGVFPQVNPDTLKRLAAFVHDYSSR
- the hemH gene encoding ferrochelatase, which encodes MSKKKMGLLVMAYGTPYKEEDLERYYTHIRHGRTPSSELLEDLRGRYEAIGGISPLAKITLEQAKSLEEHLNDMQGEIEFKMYLGLKHIEPFVEDAVEQMHRDGIEEAVSIVLAPHFSTFSVKSYNGRAKEAAEKLGGPVITSVESWYDEPKFIQYWVDRVKETYAGMSSEERESAVLIVSAHSLPQRILQSGDPYPKQLEDTARMIADGAGVKEYAVGWQSEGNTPDPWLGPDVQDLTRDLHEKKGYKTFVYTPVGFVSDHLEVLYDNDYECKVVTDEIGAAYYRPEMPNSKPEFIDALADVVLKHIQ
- the hemY gene encoding protoporphyrinogen oxidase; amino-acid sequence: MTDRMKKRVVVIGGGITGLAATFYLQKEAREKGLPYDVKLVESTHRVGGKVQTVKRDGYVIEKGPDSVFTTNDSILKLAGELGISDTLVTNEKGKSFVIAGGELYPIPGGSIVGIPTQIAPFVTTNLFSLTGKMRAAADFLLPRSHMTEDQSLGTFFRRRMGDEVVDHLIEPLLTGIFAGDIDQMSLMSTFPQFYELEQKHRSLIAGIKKNSQKETSEGGFLTFTGGLQSMIDALETKIEPGTVYKSMKATHIRKEEKGYSVTFADGSIECDAVILAAPHHVVQRLLPQEGYLDFLKEMPATSVATVAMGFDNDAIKQKRDGTEFLVSRNSDFSLTAAAWTHRKWPHTAPKGKALIRSYLGKPGDEAIVDLSDDQIEQIVIEDLNKIVELNAKPEFTIVSRYKQSMPQYTVGHRDRIREMARKAEESIPGIFITGSSFEGLSIPDCVLQGETAVEKTLQFLQD
- a CDS encoding TetR/AcrR family transcriptional regulator, which gives rise to MDRKKQIVDAATKSFSLFGYKATTMDQVAKLANVGKGTIYTFFSNKEELFDEIAFSLMNEMKGRAEEAISPNVTFSENVHNALFSMLEYRKEHKLTIKLYQEAREMGTPAVSDALHKLELMVVEFLSERISRAIESKAIKPCNPEMTAFVMLKLYVALIFDWERERGELDKDEIANLFKLYLIEGLSF